A genomic stretch from Candidatus Thiothrix anitrata includes:
- a CDS encoding histidinol-phosphatase: MTLALFDLDNTLLSGDSDYEWGQFLVNKGLVDPVAYEAENQRFYGQYRAGTLDILEYSAFSFGPLSERSMEELATLHREFMAEVIEPILPEKSQELVARHRAQGHTLMVITATNSFITRPIVSAFGIEHLLATEPKIVNGRYTREVDGAPCFQHGKVTRLQQWLENRTETLAGSYFYSDSRNDLPLLEMVDHPVAVDPDDTLRAIAVERGWPVISLR, translated from the coding sequence ATGACTTTGGCACTATTTGATCTCGACAACACCCTGCTCAGTGGGGATAGCGACTACGAATGGGGGCAATTCCTTGTCAACAAGGGTTTGGTTGACCCCGTAGCTTACGAGGCCGAAAACCAACGTTTTTACGGGCAATACCGTGCAGGCACACTCGACATCCTCGAATATTCCGCGTTCTCTTTCGGCCCGTTAAGCGAACGCAGCATGGAGGAACTCGCCACCTTACACCGCGAATTCATGGCGGAAGTGATCGAGCCGATTCTCCCGGAAAAGTCGCAAGAGCTGGTCGCACGCCATCGCGCTCAAGGCCATACCTTGATGGTCATTACCGCCACTAACAGTTTTATTACCCGCCCGATTGTGAGCGCGTTTGGGATTGAACACCTATTGGCAACCGAGCCAAAAATCGTCAACGGGCGTTATACCCGCGAAGTGGATGGCGCACCCTGCTTCCAGCACGGCAAAGTAACGCGTTTGCAACAATGGCTGGAAAACCGCACCGAAACTTTGGCGGGTAGCTATTTTTACAGCGATTCACGTAATGATTTACCGCTGCTGGAGATGGTGGATCATCCGGTAGCGGTTGACCCGGACGATACCTTGCGAGCCATTGCGGTTGAGCGCGGCTGGCCGGTTATTTCGCTGCGTTAG
- the recC gene encoding exodeoxyribonuclease V subunit gamma, with product MLYLHQSNQLERLAQHFAALQRIDPLSPLTHEMVVVQNSGMGRWLSLQTARFNGISANIRYLFPAEMTWELLRAVLSDVPEKDPCAPASLRWRLLTVFLQEPDEWPELNHYLATGAAGAWQLAGQIAKVFDQYLFFRPDWIREWEATSTPLSQRGDSSLSEVEGWQQRLWWRVAGAQKLPHWVRLQARFAAAMQQGEHTGSPLPTRISFFSVPVLSPGYVQLLTQVAQYIDIHVYLMNPSIEYWGDIESEKRRRKQSPEAQALTTVGNPLLASWGRQGRDFLDQLLEANAETDDTLFVLSPSTPCGGRVGEGGGCPTLLQQLQADILHLRMPESLPPANHSSIAFHSCHSPLREAEVLYQQLVVLLSKNESLTPADIVIMMPDIDTYAPYLEAVFATADPPLPYSIADGSPRFTQGMLNLCQQLLGLPQTRCDVESVLALLEFEEVREHLAMDEAQVMQCRAWMRAVNVRWGADTRMRDAQGGAVTLEHTWRYGLDRLLLGYALPGADLFADVLPFNDIEGSLALLLARLQQLLDAVLGLAAWQGQTHPLAVWDQRLRQVLHAVVGETANLSMVWQALDQLKKTVTQAGFAEPLAWEIFQAALLEQLDKRSEADGFLGRGITFCALMPMRTVPFRFVGIIGMNDGVFPRRDTRASFDRMGLQVRRGDRLKRDEDRYLFLESVLSAREWLYISYVGQSQQDNSELPPSVLVSELLDYLERCGATRNALITKHRLQEWENTLGAGGDGEAVWGGESWQFLPPPDSNYRQLTLSDLIRFYQHPARYFLQERFGLRLGERDESLPVREPFELEKFSDATLREVIFQCVSRGQAAETALPLLRAQGLLPHGTPGALLFGREVSVTQDFFERVQPLPVLQQQSFYLELGEFSLSGVLGQLDSSGRREYVLGKLSYWQWLGIWLQHLVLNVLSESTYGRHTQVLSVEKDVQLLPVTDAAAQLEQLLAWYWRGLQQPLAFFPKTAFEMAKLDAPTPAQATTKWESSYGYAGEGDKPEYRLLYRHENPLETHWDEFLEITQGLFKAMLGHSAPLAVP from the coding sequence TTTGTTTCCTGCTGAAATGACGTGGGAGTTATTGCGGGCGGTATTGAGTGATGTGCCGGAAAAAGACCCGTGTGCGCCAGCGAGTTTGCGTTGGCGATTGTTGACGGTGTTTTTGCAAGAACCGGATGAGTGGCCGGAGTTAAACCATTATCTCGCGACGGGTGCAGCGGGTGCTTGGCAATTGGCGGGACAAATTGCCAAAGTGTTTGACCAATACCTGTTTTTTCGCCCGGACTGGATTCGGGAGTGGGAAGCGACTTCGACTCCGCTCAGCCAGCGAGGGGATAGCTCCCTGAGCGAAGTCGAAGGGTGGCAACAACGACTGTGGTGGCGTGTTGCAGGTGCGCAAAAACTGCCGCATTGGGTGCGCTTGCAAGCACGTTTCGCCGCCGCTATGCAGCAGGGTGAACATACAGGTTCGCCTCTACCCACGCGCATCAGCTTTTTTTCTGTGCCGGTGTTGTCGCCCGGTTATGTGCAATTGCTGACGCAGGTAGCGCAATACATCGACATTCACGTGTATTTGATGAATCCAAGTATTGAATACTGGGGTGATATTGAGTCCGAAAAGCGGCGGCGTAAACAAAGCCCGGAAGCGCAAGCACTGACCACGGTGGGGAACCCGTTACTGGCTTCGTGGGGCAGGCAGGGGCGGGATTTCCTCGATCAACTGCTCGAAGCCAATGCGGAAACTGACGACACTTTGTTTGTTCTTTCTCCCTCCACCCCTTGCGGGGGGAGGGTTGGGGAGGGGGGGGGGTGCCCCACCTTGTTGCAACAACTACAAGCTGACATCCTGCATTTGCGGATGCCGGAATCATTGCCACCTGCTAACCATTCTTCTATCGCCTTCCATTCCTGCCATTCCCCCCTACGTGAAGCCGAAGTGCTCTACCAACAGCTTGTGGTGTTATTGAGTAAAAACGAGAGCCTAACGCCCGCCGATATTGTCATTATGATGCCCGATATTGACACTTACGCGCCGTATTTGGAGGCGGTATTTGCCACGGCTGATCCACCTTTGCCGTACAGCATTGCTGATGGCAGCCCGCGTTTTACCCAAGGAATGCTAAATCTGTGTCAGCAGTTGTTAGGTTTGCCGCAAACTCGCTGCGATGTGGAAAGCGTGCTGGCGTTGCTGGAATTTGAGGAAGTGCGCGAACATCTGGCGATGGATGAAGCGCAAGTGATGCAGTGTCGGGCATGGATGCGGGCGGTCAATGTGCGTTGGGGTGCGGATACGCGGATGCGCGATGCGCAAGGTGGAGCGGTAACGCTGGAGCATACTTGGCGATACGGCTTGGATCGCTTGTTGCTGGGGTATGCATTACCGGGGGCGGATTTATTTGCGGATGTACTGCCGTTCAACGACATTGAGGGTAGTCTTGCGTTGCTGTTGGCGCGGTTGCAACAGCTTTTGGATGCGGTGTTGGGGTTAGCCGCTTGGCAGGGGCAAACCCACCCGCTGGCGGTGTGGGATCAGCGTTTACGTCAAGTATTGCACGCGGTGGTGGGCGAAACTGCCAACCTGTCAATGGTGTGGCAGGCCTTAGATCAGCTCAAGAAAACCGTGACGCAAGCCGGTTTTGCGGAGCCGTTAGCGTGGGAAATCTTCCAAGCGGCGTTGCTGGAACAATTGGATAAACGCAGCGAAGCGGATGGCTTTTTGGGGCGCGGCATTACTTTTTGCGCGTTGATGCCGATGCGGACTGTGCCGTTTCGTTTCGTGGGCATTATTGGAATGAATGATGGGGTGTTTCCGCGTCGTGATACCCGTGCGAGTTTTGACCGTATGGGGTTGCAAGTGCGACGCGGTGATCGTTTGAAACGCGATGAAGACCGTTATTTGTTTTTGGAAAGCGTGCTGTCAGCGCGGGAGTGGTTGTACATCAGCTATGTGGGGCAAAGTCAGCAGGATAATAGCGAATTGCCGCCGTCGGTGTTAGTCAGCGAATTGCTGGATTATCTTGAACGTTGTGGCGCGACACGCAACGCGTTGATTACGAAGCATCGTTTGCAGGAGTGGGAGAATACTTTGGGGGCGGGGGGGGACGGCGAGGCTGTATGGGGGGGCGAAAGTTGGCAGTTTCTTCCCCCGCCCGACTCTAACTACCGCCAACTCACCCTGTCTGATTTAATCCGTTTTTACCAACATCCTGCACGTTACTTTTTGCAGGAGCGTTTCGGGTTGCGTTTGGGCGAACGCGATGAAAGTTTGCCAGTGCGTGAACCGTTCGAGCTGGAAAAGTTTAGCGATGCGACCTTGCGTGAAGTAATTTTCCAGTGCGTGAGTCGCGGGCAGGCAGCAGAAACCGCCTTGCCGTTGTTGCGGGCGCAGGGTTTATTGCCGCACGGTACGCCGGGTGCGTTGTTATTTGGGCGTGAAGTGAGTGTGACTCAAGACTTTTTCGAGCGGGTGCAGCCCTTGCCAGTATTGCAACAGCAGTCTTTTTATCTGGAGTTGGGTGAGTTCAGTTTGAGTGGGGTGTTGGGTCAGTTGGATAGCAGCGGGCGGCGCGAATACGTATTGGGTAAATTGAGTTACTGGCAGTGGTTAGGGATTTGGCTGCAACATTTGGTGCTGAATGTGTTATCCGAATCCACCTACGGGCGACACACGCAGGTGTTGAGTGTGGAAAAAGATGTGCAGTTACTGCCCGTCACCGATGCCGCAGCGCAATTGGAGCAATTGCTGGCTTGGTATTGGCGTGGTTTGCAGCAGCCGCTGGCGTTTTTCCCGAAAACGGCATTTGAAATGGCAAAGCTGGACGCGCCTACCCCTGCGCAAGCAACCACCAAGTGGGAAAGCAGTTATGGTTACGCGGGTGAGGGCGACAAGCCTGAGTACCGTTTGTTATATCGCCACGAAAACCCGCTCGAAACCCACTGGGACGAGTTTCTGGAAATCACCCAAGGATTGTTTAAAGCGATGTTGGGGCATTCTGCTCCCCTCGCCGTTCCCTGA